The Meriones unguiculatus strain TT.TT164.6M chromosome 1, Bangor_MerUng_6.1, whole genome shotgun sequence genome has a segment encoding these proteins:
- the Il33 gene encoding interleukin-33 isoform X1: MKPKMKYSNSKISSAKLNSTAEKALAQPCKLRRSQQKAKEICHVYCMRLRSGLTIQKDNSYFGKEPTKRYSLKSGRKHEDNFSAYSQHVMKRALFAGRSFQPYTPSLDSPSIRGISLFTESCASLSTYNDQSVSFVLENGCYGINVEDSRKDQEKDKVLLRYYESSFSASESGDGVDGKMLMVNMSPIKYTDIWLHANDKEHSVELQRGQVPPPKQAFFVLHRQSSDYVSFECISHRGTFIGVKDNQLALTKNNDISSFFKLSKV, translated from the exons ATGAAGCCGAAGATGAAGTATTCAAACTCCAAAATTTCCTCAGCAAAGCTCAACAGTACAGCGGAGAAAGCCTTGGCGCAGCCTTGCAAACTAAGAA GATCCCAGCAGAAGGCCAAAGAAATTTGCCATGTGTACTGCATGAGGCTCCGTTCTGGCCTCACCATACAAAAGGATAACTCTTACTTTGGGAAAGAACCCACCAAAAGATATTCGCTAAAATCAG GTAGAAAGCACGAAGACAACTTCTCTGCCTATTCACAGCATGTTATGAAGAGGGCCCTGTTTGCTGGACGCAGTTTCCAACCATACACTCCGTCGTTGGACTCACCAAGTATCCGAG GAATTTCACTTTTTACAGAATCTTGTGCTTCCCTGAGCACGTATAATGACCAATCCgttagttttgttttggagaATGGATGTTACGGGATCAATGTTGAAGATTCTAGAAAAGACCAAGAAAAAG ACAAGGTGCTCCTGCGTTATTATGAGTCCTCCTTTTCGGCAAGTGAATCAG GTGACGGTGTGGACGGGAAGATGCTGATGGTGAACATGAGTCCCATCAAATACACAGACATCTGGCTGCATGCCAACGACAAGGAGCACTCAGTGGAG cTCCAGAGGGGGCAGGTCCCGCCTCCGAAGCAGGCCTTCTTCGTCCTTCACAGACAGTCTTCCGACTACGTTTCATTTGAATGCATAAGCCACCGTGGGACGTTCATAGGAGTAAAAGATAACCAGCTTGCCCTAACTAAAAATAATGACATAAGCAGTTTTTTTAAGCTCTCTAAAGTTTAA
- the Il33 gene encoding interleukin-33 isoform X2: MKPKMKYSNSKISSAKLNSTAEKALAQPCKLRRSQQKAKEICHVYCMRLRSGLTIQKDNSYFGKEPTKRYSLKSGRKHEDNFSAYSQHVMKRALFAGRSFQPYTPSLDSPSIRESCASLSTYNDQSVSFVLENGCYGINVEDSRKDQEKDKVLLRYYESSFSASESGDGVDGKMLMVNMSPIKYTDIWLHANDKEHSVELQRGQVPPPKQAFFVLHRQSSDYVSFECISHRGTFIGVKDNQLALTKNNDISSFFKLSKV, from the exons ATGAAGCCGAAGATGAAGTATTCAAACTCCAAAATTTCCTCAGCAAAGCTCAACAGTACAGCGGAGAAAGCCTTGGCGCAGCCTTGCAAACTAAGAA GATCCCAGCAGAAGGCCAAAGAAATTTGCCATGTGTACTGCATGAGGCTCCGTTCTGGCCTCACCATACAAAAGGATAACTCTTACTTTGGGAAAGAACCCACCAAAAGATATTCGCTAAAATCAG GTAGAAAGCACGAAGACAACTTCTCTGCCTATTCACAGCATGTTATGAAGAGGGCCCTGTTTGCTGGACGCAGTTTCCAACCATACACTCCGTCGTTGGACTCACCAAGTATCCGAG AATCTTGTGCTTCCCTGAGCACGTATAATGACCAATCCgttagttttgttttggagaATGGATGTTACGGGATCAATGTTGAAGATTCTAGAAAAGACCAAGAAAAAG ACAAGGTGCTCCTGCGTTATTATGAGTCCTCCTTTTCGGCAAGTGAATCAG GTGACGGTGTGGACGGGAAGATGCTGATGGTGAACATGAGTCCCATCAAATACACAGACATCTGGCTGCATGCCAACGACAAGGAGCACTCAGTGGAG cTCCAGAGGGGGCAGGTCCCGCCTCCGAAGCAGGCCTTCTTCGTCCTTCACAGACAGTCTTCCGACTACGTTTCATTTGAATGCATAAGCCACCGTGGGACGTTCATAGGAGTAAAAGATAACCAGCTTGCCCTAACTAAAAATAATGACATAAGCAGTTTTTTTAAGCTCTCTAAAGTTTAA